Proteins encoded together in one Chryseobacterium sp. G0201 window:
- a CDS encoding SDR family oxidoreductase — MSTHDVKGKVVLIAGGGKNLGGLLSKDFAAKGAKLAIHYNSESSKAESEKTLDEVQALGAEAFLFQGDLTQVENITKFFDEAMARFGGIDIAINTVGMVLKKPFTETTEEEYDLMFGINSKSAYFFLQEAGKKVNDNGKVCTIVTSLLAAYTGLYSTYAGAKAPVEHFTRAASKEFGGRGISVTAVAPGPMDTPFFYGQESADAVAYHKSASALGGLTDIKDIAPLVEFLVTDGWWITGQTIFANGGYTTR, encoded by the coding sequence ATGTCAACACACGATGTTAAAGGAAAAGTAGTTTTAATTGCCGGTGGAGGTAAAAATTTAGGAGGATTACTAAGCAAAGATTTTGCAGCAAAAGGGGCAAAACTAGCCATACATTACAACAGCGAAAGTTCTAAAGCTGAAAGTGAAAAAACTTTGGATGAGGTTCAGGCTTTGGGTGCTGAAGCATTTTTATTTCAAGGTGATCTAACCCAAGTAGAAAATATCACCAAATTTTTTGATGAAGCCATGGCTAGATTCGGAGGCATCGATATTGCCATAAACACGGTTGGGATGGTGTTGAAAAAACCATTTACAGAAACAACTGAAGAAGAATATGATTTGATGTTCGGCATCAATTCAAAATCAGCATATTTCTTTTTGCAGGAAGCTGGTAAAAAAGTGAATGATAACGGTAAAGTCTGTACCATAGTTACTTCATTATTAGCAGCTTATACAGGCTTGTATTCGACTTATGCGGGTGCAAAAGCTCCAGTAGAGCATTTCACAAGAGCAGCTTCTAAGGAATTCGGAGGTAGAGGGATTTCAGTAACAGCAGTTGCTCCCGGTCCTATGGATACACCTTTCTTCTACGGACAGGAAAGTGCTGATGCAGTAGCATATCACAAATCCGCTTCAGCTTTAGGAGGTCTTACTGACATCAAAGATATTGCTCCATTAGTGGAGTTTTTAGTAACTGACGGATGGTGGATCACAGGGCAGACTATTTTTGCAAACGGTGGCTATACAACCAGATAA
- a CDS encoding type 1 glutamine amidotransferase domain-containing protein, whose translation MNEQNNVIRKQPKHTFPKKKVLCLVSNAAQLHGMEVGFFAEEMTRPFFDFINAGYDVDVASPKGGKVVFDGHSNPENPKGAYPNDLISIGFVHHTTFGKWMENTFSIADINVADYDAVCVSGGGAPLINFIDDLELHKLIADFYEAGKITCLICHGTSLLLWTKLSDGTLLADGKTWTGFADSEENMINEMFGMTVNDYTIETEARKNPNTNFEVAGPLEPFAIRDGRLITAQQQHSSFLASQLVIEALSE comes from the coding sequence ATGAACGAACAAAATAATGTAATCAGAAAACAGCCCAAGCATACTTTCCCTAAGAAAAAGGTTTTGTGTTTGGTTTCCAATGCAGCACAACTCCACGGGATGGAGGTTGGATTTTTTGCCGAAGAAATGACAAGACCATTCTTCGATTTCATCAATGCGGGTTATGACGTAGATGTTGCTTCTCCAAAAGGCGGAAAAGTAGTATTTGATGGACATAGCAATCCAGAAAACCCAAAAGGAGCTTATCCAAATGATTTAATAAGCATAGGTTTTGTTCATCATACTACATTTGGAAAATGGATGGAAAACACATTTTCTATTGCGGATATCAACGTTGCCGATTATGATGCAGTTTGTGTGTCGGGTGGTGGAGCTCCATTGATCAATTTTATAGATGATTTAGAACTACATAAATTAATAGCAGATTTCTATGAAGCAGGGAAAATAACTTGTTTAATTTGCCACGGAACATCTTTGCTATTATGGACGAAATTGAGCGACGGGACACTTCTCGCAGATGGAAAGACCTGGACAGGATTTGCTGATAGCGAAGAAAATATGATTAATGAAATGTTTGGAATGACGGTAAATGATTATACCATCGAAACAGAAGCCCGTAAAAATCCAAACACCAATTTTGAAGTAGCTGGCCCGTTAGAGCCCTTTGCAATCAGAGATGGAAGATTAATTACCGCACAACAACAGCACAGTAGCTTTTTGGCATCTCAATTAGTTATTGAAGCTTTATCAGAATAA
- a CDS encoding DUF2490 domain-containing protein: MDLEKDSTLVENQLLAMATLSFPIAKNWTIADRNTYFHRFRSNADDLSFYRNRLGVIHKTEIFKKQVSIFLHDEVYLSLDNGQFTRNRVILGGDIKLIKWLTPQVMLMYRSDKATGNKILGWLVFTIPLENFGLFK; the protein is encoded by the coding sequence GTGGATTTGGAAAAAGACAGTACACTCGTAGAAAACCAACTATTGGCAATGGCTACGCTATCTTTTCCGATTGCAAAAAACTGGACTATCGCAGATAGGAACACCTATTTTCATAGATTTAGGAGTAATGCAGATGATCTTTCCTTTTACAGAAACCGATTGGGAGTAATTCACAAGACTGAAATTTTTAAAAAGCAGGTAAGCATTTTTTTACACGACGAAGTATATCTGAGTTTGGATAACGGACAGTTTACACGCAACCGTGTTATTTTAGGTGGAGATATAAAACTCATAAAATGGCTTACTCCACAGGTAATGTTGATGTACCGGAGCGATAAAGCAACAGGAAACAAAATTTTAGGCTGGCTGGTTTTTACGATTCCATTGGAAAATTTCGGACTTTTTAAATAG
- a CDS encoding aldehyde dehydrogenase family protein, giving the protein MNKYQSLFDTQKKFFYNDVSKTYEWRMDQLNRLEKMLTENQETFCQALKTDFNKPPFEQLFEITVPLGNIKYYKENLKQLMTPELVSIPKGLEETGNRGVIYKEPFGVTLVIGPFNAPILLLLDPAIAALAAGNPVILKPANTTPTVAALFQDLIPKYFEPEAVNIVTGGREEITTLLELPFDFIFFTGSSAVGKVVMRAAAENLTPIVLELGGQNPTVVDETANLDIAADRIAWGHLAISGQWCIAPGYVYIHESIADEFLDKLKASVIKMYGEDPSQSPDFARMISEHDTERVASYIIPEKVVLGGRYDVKARYVEPTILYPSTWEDPAMQQEIFGPVFPILVYNDLKEIVEIIKRKPKSLAAYFFSKNQANIDYFLNSVSFGGGCINQTNLHCWIDSLPFGGVGYAGMGKYYGKAGFDTLSNTKAMLIGNPDLELDVFPPYEGKDITKNLSVFG; this is encoded by the coding sequence ATGAATAAGTACCAATCACTTTTCGACACACAAAAAAAGTTTTTCTATAACGATGTTTCCAAAACCTATGAGTGGAGGATGGATCAACTCAACAGGTTGGAAAAAATGCTTACTGAAAATCAGGAAACCTTTTGCCAGGCTCTGAAAACAGATTTTAATAAACCTCCATTTGAGCAGCTGTTCGAAATTACAGTTCCATTAGGAAATATAAAATACTACAAGGAAAATCTTAAACAATTAATGACTCCCGAGCTGGTTTCCATACCAAAAGGATTGGAAGAAACCGGGAACAGAGGGGTTATTTACAAAGAACCTTTTGGGGTAACTTTGGTCATTGGCCCATTCAATGCGCCGATTTTATTGTTGCTCGACCCTGCCATAGCAGCTTTGGCAGCGGGAAATCCTGTTATTCTTAAACCTGCAAATACAACACCTACCGTTGCAGCTCTTTTTCAGGATCTTATTCCAAAATATTTTGAACCTGAAGCTGTAAATATTGTTACCGGAGGAAGAGAGGAAATCACGACATTATTAGAGCTGCCTTTCGATTTTATTTTCTTTACAGGAAGTTCTGCTGTTGGCAAAGTAGTCATGCGCGCTGCTGCTGAAAATCTTACACCAATAGTTTTGGAATTAGGCGGTCAAAACCCGACCGTGGTTGATGAAACTGCCAATCTTGATATTGCTGCAGATCGCATTGCTTGGGGACATTTGGCGATTTCCGGTCAGTGGTGTATTGCTCCGGGTTATGTATATATACACGAAAGTATTGCCGACGAATTTCTGGATAAACTGAAAGCATCTGTTATAAAAATGTATGGCGAAGACCCAAGTCAAAGCCCTGATTTTGCAAGGATGATCAGTGAACACGATACCGAAAGGGTAGCTTCTTATATCATCCCCGAAAAAGTAGTTTTAGGGGGAAGATATGACGTAAAAGCCAGATATGTTGAGCCAACTATTTTATATCCGAGCACTTGGGAAGATCCCGCCATGCAACAGGAAATTTTCGGACCAGTTTTTCCGATTTTGGTGTACAACGATCTAAAAGAAATTGTAGAGATCATTAAGCGTAAACCAAAATCTTTGGCAGCTTATTTCTTCAGCAAAAATCAGGCGAATATCGATTATTTCTTAAATTCGGTTTCTTTTGGCGGTGGATGCATCAACCAGACCAATCTGCATTGCTGGATAGACAGTCTGCCTTTTGGCGGTGTTGGCTATGCCGGAATGGGCAAATATTATGGCAAGGCCGGTTTTGATACTTTAAGTAATACAAAAGCGATGTTGATAGGAAATCCCGATTTGGAACTAGACGTTTTTCCACCGTATGAAGGCAAGGATATTACGAAAAATTTAAGTGTTTTTGGGTGA
- a CDS encoding DoxX family protein, whose protein sequence is MILKIINSVLMLVAIFMGLKQGWAMFSGKPEMIEMFGKWNINKTGLMVIGAATMLSALLIIFPKTFVWGNFLMAAGILLIICFHLFDKDLKGVAIELPFLLLNLIIIYLQHPLKNGSL, encoded by the coding sequence ATGATACTAAAAATTATTAATTCAGTGTTAATGCTTGTTGCCATATTTATGGGCTTGAAACAGGGGTGGGCAATGTTTTCTGGAAAACCGGAAATGATAGAAATGTTTGGCAAATGGAACATCAATAAAACGGGTTTAATGGTCATCGGAGCTGCAACAATGTTGAGTGCCTTGCTGATTATTTTTCCGAAAACCTTTGTTTGGGGCAATTTTTTAATGGCAGCCGGTATTTTATTAATTATCTGCTTTCATCTGTTTGACAAAGATTTGAAAGGCGTGGCAATAGAATTGCCATTTCTTTTGCTGAATCTAATAATTATTTATTTACAGCATCCACTTAAAAACGGCTCATTATAA
- a CDS encoding potassium channel family protein, translating to MNETIAFFQSKKYELLLFALIQHLFIGVFLTDLDFYTRIVWPINMLILGLGSIFIFTGKHSWRHWLRNLHFIVVLLLPIGIPAFKDVAWYFTFLNINYVIFFVFLFLELLRFLLKPGYINSDIISASACGYFLLIEISVFLLQTFEYYNPLSFKGIDTSSPAGIFTDLVYFCSITFTSIGFGDITPNHHITKLVTAFIGVTGQFYTVVLVGILISKFSSKN from the coding sequence ATGAATGAAACAATAGCTTTTTTTCAAAGTAAAAAATACGAATTATTGCTTTTTGCACTGATTCAACACCTGTTCATAGGTGTTTTTCTTACTGATCTCGATTTCTATACCCGGATTGTATGGCCGATCAACATGCTGATATTGGGACTGGGAAGCATTTTTATATTTACTGGCAAACACAGTTGGAGACATTGGCTCAGGAACCTTCACTTTATTGTCGTACTGCTTTTGCCCATCGGTATTCCGGCTTTTAAAGATGTAGCTTGGTATTTTACTTTCCTTAATATTAATTATGTTATTTTTTTTGTATTTCTGTTTTTAGAGTTGCTTCGCTTTTTATTGAAGCCCGGATATATTAATAGTGATATTATTTCGGCATCAGCATGTGGTTATTTTTTATTGATAGAGATCTCGGTTTTCTTATTGCAAACATTCGAATATTATAATCCTTTGTCTTTTAAAGGAATAGATACTTCTTCGCCAGCGGGTATATTTACAGATCTGGTCTATTTTTGCTCTATAACGTTTACCAGTATTGGTTTTGGAGACATTACGCCCAATCACCACATTACCAAACTTGTTACAGCGTTTATTGGAGTTACAGGGCAATTTTACACGGTCGTTTTGGTGGGGATATTAATAAGTAAATTCTCTTCAAAAAATTAA
- a CDS encoding bestrophin family protein codes for MNISSHYKLRHFIPWTRVKIYKMLILSIIPTLLFYFLDWKWLAIPWVPVALLGTATAFISGFKNTQTYNRTWEARQVYGAIINNSRAFGIMTKDFIRSEDKVLEKQLHQQIIHRHFAWLTALRFQLREIKSWENIKTKSYNREYLKYYKVPEWESNLDEELNSFLSKEEFQYILSTKNQATQIIALQSSELKKLNEEGNISDYNYIALENQLKELYDQQGKCERIKNFPYPRQFSSINLYFTNLFCILLPFGFLSEFSKLVEKFGENIIWLTIPFSMILGWVFLVLEQIGESTENPFEGNANDIPVTQISRNIEIDLREMLGEKDLPPAIAAQNNILM; via the coding sequence ATGAATATAAGTTCTCATTACAAACTCAGGCATTTTATTCCCTGGACAAGAGTTAAGATTTATAAAATGTTGATATTAAGTATAATTCCGACGCTTCTGTTTTATTTTCTTGATTGGAAATGGCTGGCGATTCCTTGGGTTCCGGTGGCCTTGTTGGGAACAGCGACTGCGTTTATTTCCGGGTTCAAGAATACTCAGACTTACAACCGTACATGGGAAGCGCGACAGGTTTATGGAGCCATTATCAATAACAGTCGAGCCTTTGGGATCATGACAAAAGATTTTATCCGTTCAGAAGATAAAGTCCTTGAAAAACAATTACATCAACAGATTATTCACCGTCATTTTGCGTGGCTTACTGCATTGCGTTTTCAGCTTAGAGAAATTAAAAGCTGGGAAAATATAAAAACAAAAAGTTACAACCGTGAATATCTCAAATATTACAAAGTACCTGAATGGGAAAGTAATTTGGATGAAGAACTAAATAGCTTTCTCAGTAAAGAAGAGTTTCAATATATTTTATCAACAAAAAACCAGGCAACGCAAATCATTGCTTTACAATCTTCTGAGCTAAAAAAACTTAACGAAGAAGGCAATATATCAGATTACAATTATATTGCTCTGGAAAATCAGCTAAAAGAATTGTATGACCAGCAGGGAAAATGCGAACGTATCAAAAATTTCCCTTATCCTAGGCAGTTTTCGAGCATCAATTTGTATTTCACTAATCTGTTTTGTATCCTGTTACCATTTGGTTTCCTTAGTGAATTTTCAAAACTTGTCGAAAAATTTGGTGAAAATATTATCTGGCTTACTATTCCTTTTAGTATGATTTTAGGTTGGGTTTTCTTGGTTTTAGAACAAATAGGCGAAAGTACAGAAAATCCTTTTGAAGGAAATGCCAACGATATTCCTGTTACACAGATAAGCAGAAATATAGAAATTGATTTAAGGGAAATGCTGGGCGAAAAAGATTTGCCACCAGCGATCGCTGCACAGAATAATATTTTAATGTAA